The following are encoded in a window of Lagenorhynchus albirostris chromosome 3, mLagAlb1.1, whole genome shotgun sequence genomic DNA:
- the GDF9 gene encoding growth/differentiation factor 9 isoform X1, whose protein sequence is MALPSKFFLCFCCFAWLCFPISLGSQASRGEAQIAASAPLETEAEPQSSLQPLDGRHRPGLLSPLFKVLYDGQMEAPRLQPDDRALHYMKRLYKACATKEGIPKSNRSHLYNTVRLFTPCAQHKQAPGDQVTGTLPSSVDLLFNLDRVTAVEHLLKSVLLYTFNNSVSFPSPVKCVCNLVIKEPEFSSKTLPRVPYSFTFHSQFELRKKYRWIEIDVTALLQPLVASNKRSIHMSVNVTCVKDQLQHPSAQDCPLNMTLLVAPSLLLYLNDTSAQAYHRWYSLHYKKRPSQGPDQKRELSAYPMGEEAAEGIRSSRHRRDQETVSSELKKPLVPASFNLSEYFKQFLFPQNECELHDFRLSFSQLKWDNWIVAPHKYNPRYCKGDCPRAVGHRYGSPVHTMVQNIIHEKLDSSVPRPSCVPAKYSPLSVLAIEPDGSIAYKEYEDMIATKCTCR, encoded by the exons ATGGCACTTCCCAGCaagttcttcctttgtttttgctgCTTTGCCTGGCTCTGTTTTCCTATTAGCCTTGGTTCTCAGGCTTCTAGGGGAGAAGCTCAGATTGCAGCTAGTGCTCCattggaaactgaggctgagccTCAGTCCTCTCTGCAGCCTCTAGATGGGAGACACAGACCTGgcctcctttcccctctctttAAGGTTCTGTACGATGGGCAAATGGAGGCCCCCAGGCTGCAGCCAGATGACAGAGCTTTGCACTATATGAAGAGGCTCTATAAGGCATGTGCTACCAAGGAGGGGATCCCGAAATCCAACAGAAGTCACCTCTACAACACTGTTCGGCTCTTCACCCCCTGTGCCCAGCACAAGCAGGCTCCTGGGGACCAGGTGACAG GTACCCTCCCATCATCAGTGGACCTGCTGTTTAACCTGGATCGTGTTACTGCTGTTGAACATTTACTCAAGTCAGTCTTGCTATACACTTTCAACAACTCCgtttcttttccctctcctgTTAAATGTGTGTGCAACCTGGTGATAAAAGAGCCAGAGTTTTCTAGCAAGACTCTCCCAAGAGTTCCATACTCATTTACCTTTCACTCACAGTTTGAACTtagaaagaaatacagatggaTTGAGATTGATGTGACGGCTCTCCTTCAGCCTCTAGTGGCCTCCAACAAGAGGAGTATTCACATGTCTGTAAACGTTACGTGTGTAAAAGACCAGCTGCAGCATCCTTCAGCGCAGGACTGTCCACTTAACATGACTCTTCTGGTAGCCCCCTCACTGCTTTTATATCTGAATGACACAAGTGCTCAGGCTTATCACAGGTGGTATTCCCTCCACTATAAAAAGAGGCCTTCACAGGGTCCTGACCAGAAGAGAGAGCTGTCTGCCTATCCCATGGGAGAAGAGGCTGCTGAGGGTATAAGATCGTCCCGTCACCGGAGAGATCAGGAAACTGTCAGCTCTGAATTGAAGAAGCCTCTGGTTCCAGCTTCATTCAATCTGAGTGAATACTTCAAACAGtttctttttccccaaaatgaGTGTGAGCTCCATGACTTTAGACTCAGCTTTAGTCAGCTGAAGTGGGACAACTGGATTGTGGCTCCACACAAATACAACCCTCGATACTGTAAAGGGGACTGTCCCAGGGCGGTCGGACATCGGTATGGCTCTCCGGTTCACACCATGGTGCAGAACATCATCCATGAGAAGCTCGATTCCTCAGTGCCGAGACCATCCTGTGTACCTGCCAAGTACAGCCCTTTGAGTGTTTTGGCAATTGAGCCTGATGGCTCAATCGCTTATAAAGAATATGAAGATATGATAGCCACTAAGTGCACCTGTCGTTAA
- the GDF9 gene encoding growth/differentiation factor 9 isoform X2, with the protein MEAPRLQPDDRALHYMKRLYKACATKEGIPKSNRSHLYNTVRLFTPCAQHKQAPGDQVTGTLPSSVDLLFNLDRVTAVEHLLKSVLLYTFNNSVSFPSPVKCVCNLVIKEPEFSSKTLPRVPYSFTFHSQFELRKKYRWIEIDVTALLQPLVASNKRSIHMSVNVTCVKDQLQHPSAQDCPLNMTLLVAPSLLLYLNDTSAQAYHRWYSLHYKKRPSQGPDQKRELSAYPMGEEAAEGIRSSRHRRDQETVSSELKKPLVPASFNLSEYFKQFLFPQNECELHDFRLSFSQLKWDNWIVAPHKYNPRYCKGDCPRAVGHRYGSPVHTMVQNIIHEKLDSSVPRPSCVPAKYSPLSVLAIEPDGSIAYKEYEDMIATKCTCR; encoded by the exons ATGGAGGCCCCCAGGCTGCAGCCAGATGACAGAGCTTTGCACTATATGAAGAGGCTCTATAAGGCATGTGCTACCAAGGAGGGGATCCCGAAATCCAACAGAAGTCACCTCTACAACACTGTTCGGCTCTTCACCCCCTGTGCCCAGCACAAGCAGGCTCCTGGGGACCAGGTGACAG GTACCCTCCCATCATCAGTGGACCTGCTGTTTAACCTGGATCGTGTTACTGCTGTTGAACATTTACTCAAGTCAGTCTTGCTATACACTTTCAACAACTCCgtttcttttccctctcctgTTAAATGTGTGTGCAACCTGGTGATAAAAGAGCCAGAGTTTTCTAGCAAGACTCTCCCAAGAGTTCCATACTCATTTACCTTTCACTCACAGTTTGAACTtagaaagaaatacagatggaTTGAGATTGATGTGACGGCTCTCCTTCAGCCTCTAGTGGCCTCCAACAAGAGGAGTATTCACATGTCTGTAAACGTTACGTGTGTAAAAGACCAGCTGCAGCATCCTTCAGCGCAGGACTGTCCACTTAACATGACTCTTCTGGTAGCCCCCTCACTGCTTTTATATCTGAATGACACAAGTGCTCAGGCTTATCACAGGTGGTATTCCCTCCACTATAAAAAGAGGCCTTCACAGGGTCCTGACCAGAAGAGAGAGCTGTCTGCCTATCCCATGGGAGAAGAGGCTGCTGAGGGTATAAGATCGTCCCGTCACCGGAGAGATCAGGAAACTGTCAGCTCTGAATTGAAGAAGCCTCTGGTTCCAGCTTCATTCAATCTGAGTGAATACTTCAAACAGtttctttttccccaaaatgaGTGTGAGCTCCATGACTTTAGACTCAGCTTTAGTCAGCTGAAGTGGGACAACTGGATTGTGGCTCCACACAAATACAACCCTCGATACTGTAAAGGGGACTGTCCCAGGGCGGTCGGACATCGGTATGGCTCTCCGGTTCACACCATGGTGCAGAACATCATCCATGAGAAGCTCGATTCCTCAGTGCCGAGACCATCCTGTGTACCTGCCAAGTACAGCCCTTTGAGTGTTTTGGCAATTGAGCCTGATGGCTCAATCGCTTATAAAGAATATGAAGATATGATAGCCACTAAGTGCACCTGTCGTTAA